The following are encoded together in the Spiroplasma apis B31 genome:
- the potA gene encoding spermidine/putrescine ABC transporter ATP-binding protein: MKNNKNILEIRNLTKSYDGKVVLRGVSFNVHEGEFITLLGPSGCGKTTTLNIIGGREKQDFGDLLFESKNLTPIPSNKRQINTIFQNYALFPHYDVYDNIAYGLRIKKMKEDLIEQEVMKYIKKFSLEGHENKRVHELSGGQKQRVAIARALVLKPRILLLDEPMSALDVQLRKRMQNELKDLQEEIGITFILVTHDQEEALTLSDRVVVMNEGNIQQIGTPEEIYNEPENRWVANFIGVSNVIDNGVMIKDLRLKFDGKEFDCIDKGFGENETNIDIVIRPEDIKISEPGKGYFDGIVENVIFKGVHYEITIKTEYRTFVAHTTEFHDFDKKVSIKWFDNDLHVMWKEIDD; the protein is encoded by the coding sequence ATGAAAAATAATAAAAACATTTTGGAAATTCGTAACTTGACTAAAAGTTACGATGGAAAAGTTGTTTTAAGAGGTGTTAGTTTTAATGTCCACGAAGGAGAGTTCATAACTCTTTTAGGTCCTTCTGGTTGTGGAAAAACCACAACCCTAAACATAATCGGTGGACGTGAAAAACAAGACTTTGGGGATTTGCTTTTTGAATCAAAAAACTTAACTCCAATACCCAGCAATAAGCGCCAGATTAACACAATTTTTCAAAATTATGCCTTGTTTCCTCACTATGATGTTTATGACAACATAGCTTATGGTCTAAGAATCAAAAAAATGAAAGAAGACCTTATAGAACAAGAAGTAATGAAATATATCAAAAAGTTCTCTTTAGAAGGTCATGAAAATAAAAGAGTTCATGAACTTAGTGGTGGTCAAAAACAAAGGGTGGCAATCGCCAGAGCCTTAGTTTTAAAACCTAGAATATTGTTACTTGATGAACCAATGTCGGCTCTTGACGTACAATTAAGAAAAAGAATGCAAAACGAGTTAAAAGATTTGCAAGAAGAAATTGGAATAACATTTATCTTAGTAACACATGACCAAGAAGAAGCACTAACACTAAGTGATAGAGTTGTCGTTATGAATGAAGGTAACATACAACAAATAGGAACACCAGAAGAAATTTACAATGAACCAGAAAATAGATGAGTTGCAAACTTCATCGGAGTTTCAAATGTCATTGACAATGGTGTTATGATAAAAGACTTAAGACTTAAATTTGATGGAAAAGAGTTTGATTGTATAGACAAAGGTTTTGGTGAAAACGAAACTAATATTGACATAGTTATCAGACCTGAGGATATCAAGATTTCAGAACCCGGAAAAGGTTACTTTGATGGTATCGTTGAAAATGTTATTTTCAAAGGTGTTCATTATGAGATAACTATCAAAACTGAGTATAGAACATTTGTTGCACATACAACCGAGTTCCACGATTTTGACAAGAAAGTTTCTATAAAATGATTTGACAATGATCTTCATGTAATGTGAAAAGAAATTGACGATTAA
- the potB gene encoding spermidine/putrescine ABC transporter permease: protein MINQDTTNVLNDNLDLDQEVEHELEDIEIIESEGENQEFVYPKKSLKERIGNFKVVKAMKGKIWPVLLPFILTMVILVILPLLGIIIFAIVKPTGNSLKFSVNLDNFWKLFSSSGIMSVMGLSLLYAFIASIICVIMAYPIALILSQLKSKWVAKNVWILLTLPIWISMLLKILGLRSLFYLMGSTTIGTPFAVIIGMVYMFIPFSISPIYNALENQDPNYYQAALDLKASKAKAFWHITFRQSLPGIFTAFTLVIVQAATSLLIVRYMGDGKINLITTIIENYFFKGSDFGFGATVAVVLAALLFIIMGLMKLISNKFEVRGSKKWKNSLNQVTSQ, encoded by the coding sequence ATGATTAATCAAGATACTACAAATGTTTTAAATGACAATCTTGACTTAGATCAAGAAGTTGAACATGAATTAGAAGATATTGAAATAATCGAATCGGAAGGTGAAAATCAAGAATTCGTCTATCCTAAAAAAAGTCTTAAGGAAAGAATCGGCAATTTCAAAGTTGTCAAAGCAATGAAGGGGAAAATATGACCAGTTTTATTACCCTTCATACTTACAATGGTAATTTTAGTAATATTACCATTATTAGGAATCATAATATTTGCAATAGTTAAGCCAACTGGAAATAGTCTTAAGTTTTCTGTAAACTTAGATAATTTTTGAAAATTGTTTAGCTCATCAGGAATAATGTCTGTTATGGGATTATCACTTTTATATGCTTTTATAGCAAGTATTATTTGCGTTATAATGGCCTACCCAATAGCGCTGATTCTATCTCAATTAAAAAGTAAATGAGTAGCTAAAAACGTATGAATATTATTAACTTTACCAATATGAATTAGTATGCTACTAAAAATACTTGGTTTGAGAAGTTTATTTTACTTAATGGGTTCAACAACAATAGGAACTCCGTTTGCAGTTATAATTGGAATGGTTTATATGTTTATACCATTCTCAATTTCTCCAATATATAATGCTCTAGAAAACCAAGACCCAAATTATTATCAAGCTGCGCTTGATTTAAAAGCCAGTAAAGCAAAAGCCTTTTGACATATAACTTTTAGGCAATCTTTACCTGGTATTTTCACAGCATTTACATTAGTGATTGTTCAAGCAGCAACTTCACTACTTATTGTGAGATATATGGGTGACGGTAAAATTAATTTAATTACCACAATTATTGAAAACTACTTTTTCAAAGGATCAGACTTTGGATTTGGAGCTACAGTAGCTGTTGTCCTTGCTGCCCTACTATTTATAATAATGGGGTTAATGAAATTAATTTCAAATAAATTTGAGGTAAGGGGGTCTAAAAAATGAAAAAATTCATTAAATCAAGTTACTTCGCAATAA
- the potCD gene encoding spermidine/putrescine ABC transporter permease/substrate-binding protein: protein MKKFIKSSYFAIILLFIYVPIAVMMFFSFNSGKTLSSFEGYSTEWYSYFLSYSPFVKSIIVSLFVAMVSTIISVVIGVMACVGLARIKRRQSNNWVRVANIPLVNADVITAVGLMLLFVIAGLKFGAFTLIAAHVSFNVPYVIITVLPFMLRLDKNILEASKDLGGTPTKTFFKVVLPILTPCIITASAICFAMSFDDFIISYFTGGGQTNVSTFIYTAKKMQPYINAFGTVLVAVILFVIIIWNAVHLSFQKANETKNQIKKGEYKIKKISQLKKKIAYYNKCVETNTVLRRSMNIFKWINYGIISLEVKRLNAINHNAKISKLEWKLDRISNEIKEESRLQTIHAKLTLKKSQLSSKLALSKNEKRNKKLSSLLSKLDKKISYYEKELDWIKERDSYDKELANDLIKQINNLKEEKNGLQNPSQSLITWYDKKIAKLTIKKDQLIEGRNNFKLRSTIEKIQAVKLKTDEKIAKKYQMLEEAKWKVFKKVSFSNALDKAIIKLEASKNKLSNYQEKLASYEERKSKVVDSKLAKILSNIKKNNEKLENIKIDTEKKKAKYFPDVLSADYVSTRNRWFKRNWKQLSMGTILLGSFSLVTTAYIMNNIYDLVIGNWGSYIDPKLLAQFESENNVKINYQQYDSNESLYNKNYTFNYDIMVPSDYMVKKMAEENMLQEIDWCKIENIKTPNELLNKKECSDKKDENATEAINDALQETMKLTTVGKNEDLNILSYSVPYVWGDVRIVFNLENENVLEFLKSHNEGEDISSPENNLIYQNTDTQPEADGWILNEKNLSWNILWEAAQENLNVALNEDPKNVFMYAFEKLYGNVESVPNKDDNKTLPSRMEQIDKAAEAVIELLKPRNVGVYGDQLMDKVHDGDYDIAVMYNGDVLWSLSPDYESEGGEEDSLSKQEASAEGDEEENAETPKVITGVPGAKSELNKDKKQKTNIFSDDLVISKSNRNIDLTYKFINFIYSHESQMAIVEETSQTSPLQSVIDKIQEGYGKDSLYAKWFLPSKEGEPFGFNEELDNYLVDRYNNIIATKI from the coding sequence ATGAAAAAATTCATTAAATCAAGTTACTTCGCAATAATACTATTATTTATTTATGTACCAATTGCAGTTATGATGTTTTTTTCATTTAACTCTGGAAAAACTCTTAGCTCATTTGAAGGTTATAGCACTGAATGATATAGTTACTTTCTAAGTTACTCACCATTCGTTAAATCAATTATCGTATCACTATTTGTTGCAATGGTATCGACAATTATATCTGTTGTAATTGGTGTTATGGCTTGTGTTGGTTTAGCGAGAATCAAAAGAAGACAATCTAACAACTGAGTGCGTGTAGCAAATATACCACTAGTAAATGCAGATGTTATTACAGCTGTTGGACTGATGCTATTATTTGTTATAGCAGGTTTAAAGTTTGGAGCTTTTACTCTAATTGCAGCACACGTTTCATTTAACGTGCCTTATGTAATAATTACTGTTCTTCCATTTATGCTAAGATTAGATAAAAATATTTTGGAAGCATCTAAAGATCTTGGTGGAACACCTACAAAAACATTTTTTAAAGTTGTATTACCAATTCTTACACCTTGTATAATAACTGCATCAGCAATTTGTTTTGCTATGAGTTTTGACGACTTTATAATTTCATATTTCACAGGTGGTGGACAAACTAACGTATCAACATTTATTTATACTGCTAAAAAAATGCAACCATATATAAACGCTTTTGGTACAGTGCTTGTAGCAGTTATATTATTTGTAATCATCATCTGAAATGCAGTTCATCTTTCATTTCAAAAAGCAAATGAAACAAAGAATCAAATTAAAAAAGGTGAATATAAAATAAAAAAAATAAGTCAGTTAAAAAAGAAAATTGCTTATTACAATAAATGTGTTGAAACAAATACAGTTCTTAGAAGAAGTATGAATATATTCAAATGAATTAATTATGGAATTATTTCATTAGAAGTAAAAAGGTTAAATGCAATTAACCACAACGCAAAAATTAGTAAACTGGAGTGAAAACTTGATAGAATCTCAAATGAAATAAAAGAAGAGAGTAGATTGCAAACAATTCATGCAAAATTAACTCTTAAGAAAAGTCAATTGAGTTCTAAACTTGCGTTATCAAAAAATGAAAAGAGAAATAAAAAACTATCTTCATTATTGTCTAAGTTAGATAAAAAAATTAGTTATTATGAAAAAGAACTTGATTGAATCAAAGAAAGAGACTCTTACGATAAAGAGTTAGCTAATGATTTAATTAAACAAATTAACAATTTAAAAGAAGAAAAAAATGGTTTGCAAAACCCAAGTCAAAGTCTTATTACATGATATGATAAAAAAATTGCAAAACTAACTATAAAAAAAGATCAATTGATTGAAGGAAGAAATAACTTTAAGCTTCGCTCAACAATCGAAAAAATACAAGCAGTTAAATTAAAAACTGATGAGAAAATAGCTAAAAAATATCAAATGCTAGAAGAAGCTAAATGAAAAGTATTCAAAAAAGTTTCGTTCTCAAATGCATTAGATAAAGCAATTATCAAGCTAGAAGCATCAAAAAACAAGCTTTCAAATTATCAAGAGAAATTAGCATCATATGAAGAAAGAAAATCAAAAGTAGTTGATTCAAAGTTAGCAAAAATATTATCAAATATCAAAAAGAACAATGAAAAACTAGAAAATATTAAGATTGATACAGAAAAGAAAAAAGCAAAATACTTTCCTGATGTATTGTCTGCAGATTACGTTTCAACAAGAAACAGATGATTCAAAAGAAACTGAAAACAACTTTCAATGGGAACTATTCTTTTGGGTTCATTCTCATTAGTTACAACAGCATACATTATGAACAATATCTATGATTTGGTTATTGGTAACTGAGGAAGTTATATTGATCCAAAATTACTAGCGCAATTTGAATCTGAAAATAATGTTAAAATAAACTATCAACAGTATGACTCTAACGAAAGTTTATATAACAAAAACTACACTTTCAATTATGACATCATGGTTCCAAGTGACTATATGGTTAAAAAAATGGCCGAAGAAAATATGTTACAAGAAATTGATTGATGTAAAATAGAAAATATCAAAACTCCTAATGAGTTATTGAATAAAAAAGAATGCTCTGATAAAAAAGATGAAAATGCAACTGAGGCTATAAATGATGCCCTGCAAGAAACTATGAAATTAACAACAGTTGGAAAAAATGAAGATTTAAATATACTTTCATATTCAGTGCCTTATGTTTGAGGAGATGTTCGAATAGTTTTCAACTTAGAAAATGAAAATGTCTTAGAGTTTTTGAAAAGTCATAATGAGGGAGAAGATATTTCATCTCCAGAAAATAACCTGATTTATCAAAATACGGATACTCAACCAGAAGCTGATGGTTGAATACTAAATGAAAAAAATTTAAGTTGAAATATTTTATGAGAAGCAGCTCAAGAAAATCTTAACGTTGCACTTAATGAAGACCCAAAAAACGTATTTATGTATGCGTTTGAAAAATTATATGGAAATGTCGAATCTGTACCGAATAAAGATGATAACAAGACATTACCTTCAAGAATGGAACAAATTGACAAAGCAGCCGAAGCTGTAATAGAACTATTAAAACCTAGAAATGTTGGGGTATACGGAGATCAATTAATGGATAAAGTTCATGATGGTGATTATGATATTGCTGTTATGTATAATGGTGATGTTTTATGATCACTATCACCTGATTATGAATCAGAAGGCGGAGAAGAAGACAGTCTTTCAAAACAAGAAGCTAGTGCAGAAGGTGATGAAGAAGAAAATGCTGAAACTCCAAAAGTTATTACTGGTGTACCTGGTGCAAAATCAGAACTTAATAAAGACAAAAAACAAAAAACAAATATTTTTAGTGACGACTTAGTTATCAGTAAAAGTAACCGTAATATTGACTTAACATACAAATTTATCAACTTTATCTATTCTCACGAAAGTCAAATGGCTATCGTAGAAGAAACAAGCCAAACTTCTCCTTTGCAAAGTGTTATTGATAAAATACAAGAAGGCTATGGAAAAGACTCATTATATGCTAAATGATTTTTACCTTCAAAAGAAGGTGAACCATTTGGATTCAATGAAGAGTTAGATAATTATTTAGTTGATAGATACAACAACATAATAGCAACAAAAATTTAA